The nucleotide sequence CAGACTTGTCGGCTAAGGGAGGTTGTGTTCCTGCTCTCCAGGACACGAGTGCCACTGAGTAAGTTGGCCGTCCGATTTTACTATTTGTCGGCATTTACACAATGCGACAATCTCACTGACGGAAAACTGCTGCAGAGAGAGCGAGGAGCCTTTACCAGTGTTCCACCCCGAATTCGGGAGATTCATGCTCGAGGCTACTCCTGGAAAGCCCTGGGGCATCGGCTTCAAGGAGCTCCTGGATGTAGAGCCTAACATGAAGCTGAGGCGGACTATTGCGAAGCAGCACATGCGGGCCGATGAATACCCCATTACGCTCACCACATACCCTCGCATCGGATGCCCCGAGAAGTTTACTGACCCATACTATCCGCCATCCGGTCCCAAGCTGCGGTCCCAGTTCGTGCCGGACGAGATAGCGAACCCGCACATTCGCTTCCCGACCCTCGCGGCAAACATCAGGTCACGCCGCGGTCGGAAGGTGCAGGTCAACGTTCCCGTCTTCCGTGATGAGAAGACTCCGTGGCCGTGGACTGACCCAACGGTCAACCGCGATATGCACAACTGGCCAGAGGATGAGGACGTGCGGAGCGGCGGTGCCGCTCCGGATAACTTCATTCACATGGACGCCATGGCATTCGGCATGGGCAGCTGCTGCCTGCAAATCACTTTTCAGGCCAAGAACATCATCGAGGGCAGGACCATGTACGACCAGCTGAGTCCGCTGGGCCCTATACTTCTGGCCCTGACGGCCGCCACACCTATCTACAAGGGATTTTTGGCCGACACGGATGTGCGCTGGAATCAAATCAGCCGCGCCGTCGATTGCCGTACCAAGGAGGAGATGGGCGAGGAGGTAAGTAGCAGCATCATAACATGCCAAAATGCATCATTATGTCACTAGATTTTACTAACAGAGTACACTTGCTCTAGCCCCTGAAGAACGACAGATGGAGGATACCCAAGTCCCGCTATGCATCCAACTCAACCTACATCTCAACGGACCACCGCCTCCGTCCAGAATACATGGACCCCAACCTCGTCATCGACGAGGATATCAAGGCGAAGCTCGTCGAGGGGGGAATGGACGATCTCCTGGCGACGCATTTTGCCCACCTCTTCATCCGCGACCCAATCGTCATCTTCGCCGAGGACCTCGAGCGGTTGGACCTCGAAAAGACGGACCACTTTGAGAACCTCCAGTCGACCAACTGGCAGCACATGCgcttcaagccgccgcccgccgacAACAACATCGGCTGGCGGGTAGAGTTCCGCCCCATGGAGATCCAGGTGACCGACTTTGAGAACGCTGCCTTCTCCGTCTTCATCGTCCTCGTCACCCGCGCCATCCTTTCCTTCAACCTCAACTTTTACATCCCCATCCAGCGCGTCGACGAGAACATGGAGACGGCCCACGCCCGCGACGCCGTCCTGGAGAAGAAGTTCTGGTTCAGGAGGAACCTGTTCCCGACCCGCAGCCCCCGTGGCGGCGGTAGCGCCTCGGGCACCGCCACGCCCTTCAGCCGCAGCCCGACGCCCGTCGGCCCCGTGGACGACGAATACCGCCTCATGACCATCAACGAGATCATCAACGGCACGACTGCCGCGGCGGGCAGCACCCACGATGACCACGACGACGccaacgacgacgaccacTTCCCCGGCCTGATCCCCATCGTCGAGAGCTACCTGGACTCGGTCAACGTCGACGTCGAGACGCGTTGCCACCTGGCCACCTACCTTGACCTCATCCGCCGCCGCGCCTCGGGCGAGCTGTCCACCGCCGCCCGCTGGATCAGGGACTTTGTCGCCGCCCACCCCAAGTACGAAAAGGACAGCGTCGTTGGGCCAGAAATCAACCACGACCTTGTCAAGGCCATCATCGCCATCGGCGAGAAGGAGTGCGCTGGCAAGGGGTTCAAGGGCATCGACGTCTTTGGGTTCGAAAAGCTGCTCGGCAACTTCAGGGGCGGCTGCGGTGGCCCGCAGTCGTCATAGCgtggagcattttactacgGCGAGGGCAGCAGCGTCTTGCTGACGCCATCAAGAGAACAACACATCACATGGGGCGGTTTATACGTATAATCTGACAGGACAAGTGGGCTAGTATGTAAAAACGGGGTGGGGGCTATAGAGGACGTGTCGGTGCACATCTGTCATGACGTGAAAACCATAGGCAGTCTCAGGAACAAACCAGAATACAGCGATTTAGTTCATCTGGAAAAGTCATCTGTCTTTTCCGAATCCTATTCAACTACATTCCAGAAGGATAGACAATCTTGTGATACTTTACTCCATCAAGGTCCTTTGAGGAATACATGTCCTGGCTGTACCCTGAACCCGCCCTTTGTCCATTATGGCGGTGAGGGCGTTTACCCGGGTAAAGCAACTGATCTGAGATGCGATGGCTCTATAATGCCCAGGGTTCGTCAGATCGACGTGCTTAGTCTATGCATGTCTCTCAGGCTGTTTGCTCCCGAGACTATGTAAGGAGGTGCAGAGCTGACGTTTGCCTCACTATACTGTACATCACGCTATTGATCCGTATACGGAGTATATGCATACACTTCACTCTCGCCTACATATGCACACAGCCAGAGATAATACACACCCTATAACACCACTGTGGATCAAATGGGCCAACATCGCAAGTCCCAGGGATGTCTCGCAAATGAACCAGTGGGGTGGCAGGTGTTCATGATGAACACCCCCCCGGATTGGTTCTACGTTGTCTCGAAGAACTAAAACTAGTGGTGAAAATAAAGGTTATAGTAAGAGGCAAAAGGTACACACCCCTCCAGGGACaaataaaaagaacaaaaagttcAGAGACACTGTAGCCATGctgggacgaaaaaaaaagaggctggTGGCTCAAGATTGGTGGAGGAACCACGTGCTAGCCAGTTGCTTTTGCGCGcacttttttgtctttttttgttctgtttCTGACCGCAAAAAACATTGCTTCTCCAGGTTCTTTTGCTCTTGAACCATACTTGCCATGTTCGCAAGCCTTGCCCTTGCTTTACCCCTACCTACAGGCTTTACTTGGCAAAGAACCTACCAGGTAAGTTCCACCGTTGCTTCCGGttaaagaagcaaaagggttTATGGGTTTGTACCAACCACCAAACAAAGCAAAAATCACAAAGCCTCCAAGGGTCTcagatttgtttttttgttctctcgCCCGCCACTTGGGcagaaatgaaaaaaaaagccatggctaatgagaaaaggaaaaaaaagggaaataaaaaaggaagaTAATAGAGATCTATCAAGGAAATAAACAATATTCATCTGAGACCGGAGATACCGTCAAAAGTGGCCGGgaggggaaagaaaagagatcTACAAAGTAGGTAGGCGGGTATCAAGACCAAGTAAGAAGCAAAATCATGGCATCAGCCCGGAGCATAGGCACCAAAAGCGGTCAGCCGGAAGCCGGGTAACCGACGAAGGGGGAGGAGATGGTTTAAACACTGAACCATTTGAACATTGAACCATTAAGAAGCCAAGTACATTCCAATGTTCTAAGCCTATAGCCAATATATATAGGGTGGAATACGTGTAGTGGGCAGTATCAGTGTCGTGGTCCGCACCTTCGGCACTTGGGGAGTATTTAGCGAGTATATTTTGCTTCTTGGTTGACTCGTCGCCCGCCCAACTCCTAGATAAGCTtattgtattttttttgatTATATACTGGGGTTACCGGGGGGGCGCCATGTAGTTTCTTTCTCGTCGCTCCCTTGCTTCTATCTGCTATAGTTCCTGCCAGCCTGGCGAGATCAGAAATTACGGGCCCCCCGTACGGGGAGGAACATGGCTTGAATGGCTAGGACATGGCAAAGAACCCAGAAGGTTGGTGGAACGTGAGCGGAGcgggaaagaaagaaaagaagaacgaaTATGGTGGTTCTGAGATTCATTTCTTGCCAACGGGACAAAGTCGTATCTGGAAATTTTCATCATTGCCATAAAACCCAACGTGGCGTTTTGCGCGGTCAGCTTTCCGAACCCCTCCCCCTAAGTAGGTACAGCAAGTAATTAGGTAGTATACTGTACGCCTCATGGTTACATCGCCCCAAACCCCGATCAGCAAGATGACGAGATGACGAGGGCTGGATCagtaaagaaaaaacaaagaggCTGAACCGGCATCCATGTTCTGCATGGAGACACCCGCCTGCTTGGGCAGCCCGTCGTCACATTTACCTACATTATGGCAGGGAAGACCCTCACCGGcggtttcttcttctcggaTAAGGGGAGCAAGAGGTTCGTCTGGACCTTCCCCGGCTTGCTTAGCCAGAGCTCTGGCCACGCAAAGGGTCAATGTACCTGGTCTAGTTACAGTATCCGTAGTTTGTTTGTACGTGGAGAAGATAGGGGACCAATGGCTGTCGAGCCTAGCTGAACTTGGGAAAATGTGCGTTTTGGAAAAAGCAGATACGCTACGAACTGCTGGCCCGAGTGGGAAAGagaatgcaaaaaaaaagatcaaccTTCCATGGGCTCCGTGTCTGAGAAGTCCGCCGGCGTACAAAATGGCTCCAACGGGCCAGGAGAAAACAGCATCCCCGGACCGATGCTCCGACTCCCCGACTCCCGCTGCTCTTTCCAGATCAAACATAGAGATCTGGGGCCAAGGAAAAGAGGGGCGTGGTATCCATCGGATCTCTTGATTTCCGATCTAGCTCGGGACCAAACCCTTTCACCTTTTGGTCTGGATCCTTTTGACCAGTCACCACCAAGGAGGCGAGAAGTATTTCGCCCCCCAGCCGTGTTGATATGGTGAGTAATTTTATTGAAATAAATGGCCAGAGAAATCAGGATCGACTCGAGAGGGGTGAGATTAGAGAACGTATAAGGGTACAGGATAAGGGTAGACGCATGCCACTGAGTCCAGCGTGACTGTATATCTATGGTATGCAGGGATCAAATGTGTAAAGGGGGGTGAGGGGGTGGGAGGTCCATGGGAATATCGCGACATCAAACATATATCGATGGTTACATGCGGAGTAAGCGGAGGGAATCGACACATGGAGGGTAGGGACTGTCAGATGGGCCACACCGGACGCAAGCCTTGTTTAGAGCAAGTGTGTGTCCCGTAAATTATCTGCAACCCTGGTTGGTAGCCTGTTTGGCTTGCTCGGCAAAAGGGCAAGATCTGGGCGTTCTTCCCCTGGCATCGTGATGGTATGTATTGTACTGTATGCTAGAAGTGAGCGAGTAAAAAAGACAGTGTACGGTAGTGTCGGCTATCATCGCGAAGGGTAGAGGACTGTGGCGACTTTTGCAGCAAGGGATCGACGTGGCCATGCTCAAGGTCGTCATTCGTCTATAGTTGTATATGGATCTTGTCAAGCTTGTCAAGTTACGAAGTATTGTGACAAAGATCAGGGGTGCTTTAGTTGAGCAGGGTGCTTGAGCGGGATTCTGTACCACTACCCAGTAAACGTTTGTTTTCGTCGGCAGAGAGCACATGACTATCAACCATTACCGCCCAACCACGTATTACAGCAAACACGCTAAATTAAGTGACGTAAGAATAAAAATGGCAGTAGAAGCTCAATACCCAGAGGGTTTAGTGTGCTAGCGCGGGGCAtacagcagaaaaaaaaacggcgtTCCGATCTCGCCAAGGTGGCAGGACAAGCGAACGGATCCAAACAAGAGTGATGAAATGAACAATTGGAGACTAGGTTGGTGGAGCGCAGAAAAGGAGGGGGGTAGGGTAGCCAGGAGAGGAAAGCAAAGCACGAGGGGAGGAACGCCGGCGCCATTACAGATTTAGGAAAGCACCTCGCACCGGGAAAGTTGCAAAAAGAAGGCGTTTTTGTCAAATGCTCGTTGGCTGGAGATGcgcccgttttttttttttttttttttttttttttttttttttttggttggtgCTAATTTGCTTGCTTTGTTATGAGCAAAGGCCAGGATAACCCCCTAAGAGAAGAAATCGTACCATTGCTTCTAACAACTATTAGTAACCGGTCAAGTTTTGGCTTGACGCGCTTCCCTGATGGATAGTCATTTACGGATAGTGTTGACAACGGGCGTTGCAGTGATCTCCTACGGAGTATTATATTCATAACTTCCGTAGTTCAAGATCTCCCGTGCCAGATGATAGCAAATCTGTGTATCTTGCGGTCTCATTTATCGTTGTACCGTTTATTTAAACACCCGACAATTTGTTAATAAAATTTGCTGTGTTGACACCAAAAGCCACCGCATTGGTTGCAAATttcaccccccccccccccccccccacaaACCAAATTGGCAAATCGACTCCTTACCTTGGGAAGACAGGTATAGGTACATACGTAGTTCGTGCCTAATCGTAAGGGCATGCATAGCGAGATATGGACCTCGTCTTTACAAGCCATGTCATCTGTACTCCATTAAGCGAATAGGAGTCCGCTTTGGTCTGGTCAACCGGCAAGTCTAGGTACGCATCTGTGATTAGCACCAGCCAAAATATCAGCAGATCTGGTTAAGCGAAGCAGCACCTGCCACTGACGTCCCAGGGATCTGGATGGGGTGAGGACCCAGAGTTTAAAAAAGGCCCGTTTGGATTCAAACAAGATGCGATCTCCCCCTCTCGGCGCGCCAGTGGCTACAGGCAtggatgagaaaaaaaaaacctttaACGTACTGCTACCTACCCACGATAATTACCTGCTACTTTGCCCAAGTCGGCGAGGGCGGAGATGAGATGGAGGGGCGTGGGTGTTCATCTCATCACAAAGGATGCCGTCCCAGTGCAGAAAAACTGTGTGGGGTTTACCGGTGTGCAGCTTTTACTGTAacagtgaaaaaaaaacagctgcTGAAGGGGAATTGTGGTTGGTAGATGAATAGATCTTTTTCACCGCTCTCTCTTGATCGATCTCGATGGGGGAGGTATCTTGCCttagttaaaaaaaaaaaaaaaaaaaaaaaaagggtgccCAGAGAGCTGGGCGATATGGCTCCGTTTCGGAGTCAGATTTACTTGCTCGCAATGTGAGTGAATGTGCCCAGTCCAACAAGAGATCAGTGACGAGATGGATACCTAGTACTGTAGAAGGGTAGAAGGAGAGCACAAGAGAACAAGGCAGGCATTATGACCCATCATTTATCCGGAACAGTCGTCCAGCTTGTCGGAGTGATAAGCCCGACCCGCCCCAGCTTTcataaaaaataataataataataaaaaacggCCACGCGAGTAGAGAGAGTACCGAGGCGGAGCCCGAAGGCTCAAAGAGTCATTCACGGCCTGGAAAATCGCTCCTATTTTGCTCCCTCTCTCGCTTTCTCTGTAGCCGACCCGAACAAGCCGCCGACCTACATGCGTGGTACAACAGAACTGAGTAACCTAGATCTTGGTTGTGGTGGGTCTCGGAGGTTGAGTCCCCACCTGTTTCCGCCGCTTGTTGAGATAAACGAATTGATTCGATCAGACTACCACGAAAAAAAGAGCCCGCCCCTGGCCTCGTCCAAGGTCCAAGGCGGAAAACCATTCGTTATGGGGCCATCCCTGGGCTGCCTGGTCAGCGATAGAGAACGCCAAGCGCAGAAGTCATGTGGGTCCCTGACGCGGAGTTCGCTTCACTCATTCACCTGAGCAGTCCAATCGGCCGGCCGGGGGCTTACCCTTGCGAGCTTTTGATCCTAGGCAAACAGATAATCGCGGCAGGCAATTCCCTTTTTTCCTCCAGTTCCTAGTGGGTAGGTAGGGATTAGTTGCGTTTAATCTCACATTAGATACATTACATAAGGCATGACTACAGCAAGGTGTGCAGCAATGTCTACCTCAGGTTACTGACCGAGCTTCCTTGGCGACTAGGATAGTATGGAAACGGTTATCTTGCACTACCGGAGGCAAGCCTGCCCGATGCAGGCGAGGCCGTAATATTGCCCACTTCGAGTTGCCGGCCGGTTCGATTGAagagaggagaaaaaaaaaaataacacgTCAAGCGATACATGCATGTCATTCATTATCTTGGTGGTTTGGGTTTCAACGTTCGTCTAGCTGCAGTTTTTATCTCGGTGACCAACCAGCCTGGTGCAATCGGCGACTTAGGTATGCAAAAGAAACATTGTCGTACGAGAAAACTCTTTCCACATTGTCGTCTCATCCTCCCGGTGTGTGTGATGGctgcctaccttgcctaggtaggtacttactACGGActtacttacctacctacctaccaaggtaagcaaggtaaggtaggcaccGACTGTCTTAAATGTTGTTTAACCCACGGAGGCAAGGGTTTGTTGCGAAACAGTGGTGGTCTTTCGGGCATTGTTTGTGCAAGTACGACTCGATCGGATCTAACTGGTTTTATCATGTCAGCCTTTGTAATTCACTGGATAATACATCTCCGCGCCGTCgcttttttctcctctttttttctcatttttttttctcatcaaATACACAGAGATTCTCAAAACCTCACTATCAATTTGTCGTTATTGTCACCAGTCGAGTCTTCTATAATATCTTCACATGtggcttgctttttttttagttctAGTGTTTAATCTTGTCTCCTATCTACCCGAGCAACTACTATCCGACCAGACCAGAACATGTTGTGGCTTGTGCAACATGACAACTCCCAGGGATAGACCTAGGCAAGCTTGATCGATAAGCCAGATGGcacagacaaaaaaaaatcaagatgGGATATTGCCTGCAAATAGATCTCAACAGCCCCAGGGCAGGCGATTGAATCGCAAACCTTAATGTTTCTCTTTACCCCGGATGGTTGCATAACTGACAAGTGTAAGTTGACGGTTCATGGCCAAGAAGGTAAAACGCCTGTCTTCTCTGTTAAAAACGTGACTGGCAGAAACGTGGGCCTTGACCAACCAAACAtgcaagctttttgggtcgTGTGTCCAGTTAACACCGATTCATCTTGCATGGCATGGCATGGATAGAAGGCGCCCACGGAATGCTGGGGTTGCGCCAAGATCTACCAAGACCAGAGCACGGTACCTATGCAAGGGGTTTTCATTCGCCACTCACCCAGCTGCTTTCGACAAAGCTATATGACGGGTCAAATAAAATATCTCATGCACAACACCAAAAGTGTGCTCCCATGGCAGGACTGTATATTGCCGTCCGGTTGGGCCGCCCTCTTTCTTTCATCACAGCACCTTGCACATAATAGCTTAGGCGGCTCTTATCCCGCCTTGCCCGAcctgcaagcaagcaagcaagccgcCTCATCCTCATCCATATCAGCGGGAGGGAAAGCACGGACCGTTGCGGCATTCGGTGTTGCTTCTTCCTTTCTGTCCTTTCCGTGGCTCTCTGTTCCTTTGGCCTGCCTCGGGTTGGTTTGACAGCCTGTCAGCCACTTTACATCACCCCGGTTGCCTAGTCCTTGCCCGTCCCACGGCTTCCTGCGAGCTCTTTTGGTACTGTACGTACAGTACAATCCATGGCAACCACAGAAGAGCCCACCCCCTTGTCCTTAACCTATCCCGTGAACCCTTTCCTGAGTCCATTTGCGTCTGACATAATGAACCCGGCCGATACGCCACCCAAACTGTG is from Pyricularia oryzae 70-15 chromosome 2, whole genome shotgun sequence and encodes:
- a CDS encoding glutamate-cysteine ligase, whose protein sequence is MGLLALGTALEWPEAKKHAHQVREWGIKQLLEIWNKAKHKERDALLWGDEVEYLVVVFDQDDPNVKLSLRQAEILEALAASPDLSAKGGCVPALQDTSATEESEEPLPVFHPEFGRFMLEATPGKPWGIGFKELLDVEPNMKLRRTIAKQHMRADEYPITLTTYPRIGCPEKFTDPYYPPSGPKLRSQFVPDEIANPHIRFPTLAANIRSRRGRKVQVNVPVFRDEKTPWPWTDPTVNRDMHNWPEDEDVRSGGAAPDNFIHMDAMAFGMGSCCLQITFQAKNIIEGRTMYDQLSPLGPILLALTAATPIYKGFLADTDVRWNQISRAVDCRTKEEMGEEPLKNDRWRIPKSRYASNSTYISTDHRLRPEYMDPNLVIDEDIKAKLVEGGMDDLLATHFAHLFIRDPIVIFAEDLERLDLEKTDHFENLQSTNWQHMRFKPPPADNNIGWRVEFRPMEIQVTDFENAAFSVFIVLVTRAILSFNLNFYIPIQRVDENMETAHARDAVLEKKFWFRRNLFPTRSPRGGGSASGTATPFSRSPTPVGPVDDEYRLMTINEIINGTTAAAGSTHDDHDDANDDDHFPGLIPIVESYLDSVNVDVETRCHLATYLDLIRRRASGELSTAARWIRDFVAAHPKYEKDSVVGPEINHDLVKAIIAIGEKECAGKGFKGIDVFGFEKLLGNFRGGCGGPQSS